Proteins co-encoded in one Marinilabiliales bacterium genomic window:
- a CDS encoding nucleotidyltransferase domain-containing protein encodes MDRSQLIEQIKKVIREKDANADAWLFGSRARGDSRADSDWDVLILVENKAITNEIEDKFRGPLYDLELETGEIISTFIYPKKIWDRDLIFSPLYKSIKKEGIRL; translated from the coding sequence ATGGATAGAAGCCAGTTAATAGAGCAAATTAAGAAGGTAATCCGGGAAAAGGATGCTAATGCTGATGCATGGCTTTTCGGTTCGAGAGCCCGGGGAGACTCCCGTGCAGATTCTGACTGGGATGTACTGATTTTAGTCGAAAACAAAGCGATAACCAACGAGATAGAGGATAAATTCCGAGGACCGCTTTATGACCTGGAACTTGAGACAGGAGAAATCATTTCTACATTCATATATCCAAAAAAAATATGGGACAGAGACCTGATTTTTTCGCCGTTATATAAAAGCATTAAGAAAGAGGGTATAAGGCTATGA
- a CDS encoding RagB/SusD family nutrient uptake outer membrane protein yields MVIMRYTVTGIPAILIAAALFSCSEEFLHKEPQGITAETVFKNEKGIEALLLGTYGIISGGALWEVSWGASIQNWTYGSVASDDAYKGSEFNDQLEINEIERWNVSPDNPYPAEKWKWAFGMGVYRANEVLRIIGLTEDLKPAAEARLRAEARFLRAFYNLEAWLVFGNIPIITEDAPDPAEVTNINPEGAVLEHIIGDLKYAAANLPEVQSEVGRPTRYAAKALAAKAYMQELMYAEAKPLLDAVINSGRYELMPNFFDNYRIVHNNNPESIFEIQANVSDGACCFGNAEMGIGLNFPHGADIGTCCGFHQPSQNLVNAFRVDERGLPMFESFNDTDLKNDMGIPSAETFVPFEDEVDPRLDRTVSRRGIPYRDWGINRGRDWIRDQDFGGPYLPASKPFIYQHERPWHGTTWMPAANPNNYRYLRLGHVLLWRAEVAAYEGDLTRARLYVNMVRERAENEVVMGRVQIHELPPGVYPWGPGTTRRDHLTGGSVDWNVPAANYNVGLYDEPFGGRAEAMRAVQWELRLEFATEGHRFFDLRRWDNLPPELNSMPMAETLNSFAEADTRIRDFMNGAAFIPERDKYQPIPQSQIDMQPGVLVQNPGY; encoded by the coding sequence ATGGTGATCATGCGATATACGGTTACCGGAATACCTGCCATCCTGATTGCTGCAGCATTGTTTTCCTGCTCCGAAGAGTTCCTCCACAAGGAGCCGCAGGGCATCACTGCAGAGACCGTCTTTAAAAATGAAAAGGGAATAGAGGCCCTCCTGCTGGGAACTTACGGCATAATAAGCGGCGGGGCCCTGTGGGAGGTCAGCTGGGGAGCCTCAATACAGAACTGGACCTACGGCTCGGTGGCATCTGACGATGCATACAAGGGGTCGGAGTTTAACGACCAGTTGGAGATAAATGAGATCGAAAGATGGAATGTCAGCCCCGATAACCCGTACCCGGCCGAGAAGTGGAAATGGGCCTTTGGCATGGGGGTTTACCGCGCCAACGAAGTGCTGAGGATAATCGGGCTGACTGAAGACCTTAAGCCGGCCGCCGAAGCAAGGCTGAGGGCCGAGGCCCGCTTCCTGAGGGCATTTTACAACCTTGAAGCGTGGCTGGTTTTCGGGAACATCCCTATAATTACCGAAGATGCTCCCGACCCGGCCGAAGTAACCAATATCAACCCGGAGGGCGCGGTGCTTGAGCATATAATCGGCGACCTGAAATATGCAGCGGCTAACCTTCCGGAGGTGCAGTCAGAGGTAGGCCGTCCCACCAGGTACGCCGCCAAGGCCCTGGCTGCCAAAGCCTATATGCAGGAGTTGATGTACGCCGAGGCCAAACCGCTGCTCGATGCTGTGATAAACAGCGGCAGGTACGAGCTGATGCCCAACTTTTTTGATAATTACCGTATTGTCCACAACAACAACCCTGAATCGATATTCGAGATACAGGCAAATGTTTCTGATGGAGCATGCTGTTTCGGTAACGCCGAAATGGGCATTGGCCTCAATTTTCCGCACGGAGCTGATATAGGAACCTGCTGTGGTTTCCACCAGCCGTCGCAGAACCTGGTTAATGCATTTCGGGTTGACGAAAGGGGCCTGCCCATGTTTGAGAGTTTTAACGATACCGACCTCAAGAATGATATGGGTATTCCCTCGGCTGAGACTTTCGTTCCCTTTGAAGATGAGGTTGACCCGAGGCTGGACCGGACGGTGAGCCGGCGGGGGATACCTTACAGGGACTGGGGAATAAACAGGGGACGGGACTGGATACGTGACCAGGACTTCGGTGGGCCTTACCTGCCCGCTTCAAAACCCTTTATATATCAGCATGAACGTCCATGGCACGGTACGACGTGGATGCCTGCCGCAAACCCGAACAACTACCGTTACCTCAGGCTTGGCCATGTGCTGCTGTGGAGGGCAGAGGTGGCTGCATACGAAGGGGATCTTACACGTGCCCGCTTATACGTGAACATGGTCCGCGAGCGTGCTGAAAACGAGGTGGTTATGGGGAGGGTGCAGATTCACGAGCTGCCCCCGGGCGTTTATCCCTGGGGGCCGGGGACAACCAGGAGGGATCACCTTACCGGCGGTTCGGTGGACTGGAACGTGCCGGCTGCCAATTACAATGTAGGGCTTTATGATGAGCCTTTCGGCGGAAGGGCGGAGGCGATGAGGGCGGTGCAGTGGGAGCTGCGGCTGGAATTTGCCACCGAGGGGCACCGTTTCTTCGACCTGAGGCGCTGGGATAACCTGCCGCCAGAGCTTAACTCCATGCCGATGGCAGAAACCCTCAATTCGTTCGCAGAGGCCGATACCCGCATCAGGGACTTTATGAACGGGGCGGCGTTCATCCCCGAAAGGGACAAATACCAGCCCATCCCGCAGTCGCAGATAGACATGCAGCCAGGAGTGCTGGTCCAGAACCCGGGGTACTGA
- a CDS encoding HEPN domain-containing protein: MTIESRDDYIRYRYQRGLESYDDALILLEKKRWNTIINRLYYACFYAVIALLLKKNIETHTHDGARNQFNLQFIKKGLIDKNQGKLFSKLFDYRQKGDYGDLFDFDEQLVLPLFDQVKVFLKEIKKHLEF; the protein is encoded by the coding sequence ATGACCATTGAAAGCAGAGATGATTATATACGGTACAGGTATCAGAGAGGATTAGAATCCTATGATGATGCTTTGATACTATTGGAGAAAAAAAGATGGAACACGATAATAAACAGACTATATTATGCATGTTTTTATGCAGTGATTGCCTTGCTGCTTAAAAAAAATATTGAAACACATACTCATGATGGTGCAAGGAACCAGTTTAATCTTCAGTTTATAAAAAAGGGGCTGATTGATAAAAACCAGGGAAAACTTTTTTCAAAATTGTTTGATTACAGGCAGAAAGGAGACTACGGAGATCTGTTTGATTTTGATGAGCAACTAGTGCTTCCTTTATTTGATCAGGTAAAAGTGTTTCTGAAAGAGATTAAAAAACACCTTGAGTTCTAA